From Armatimonadota bacterium:
TGGACGCGGGGGGCCATGCGGCGGCCGCCCTCCGGTGGTACAGGCGCGCCCACGCCCGCGCGGTGGCGGGCAGGCATCTGGTGGCGCGGGTGGTCAGCTGTCTGGCCGTCGGCCGGACGGCGCCGACCCTGGTGGGCCGCCTGATCGCCCGGCCGGATCTGGCGGTCCGCCTGCTGGGCGCGGTCGGCGACATCCTGCCGCCAGGGGCCGTCCTGTCTCCCGCCTTCTGGGGCCGCCTTCTGCTGGCCGCCGATGCGCACCGTGCATGAGGCCACCATCCCCGCTCCTCCGCAGACCGTCTTCGACCTGGTCTGGGATGTGGAAGGCTGGCCGCGGCTGGATCCGGCCTACCGGTGGTGCCGGGTACTGGAGCGGGGCGCGGGAGCTGTCCGGTTCGAGATGGGCGGGCGGATCAGAGGGTGGCCGGCCCGCTGGACGGCCCTCCTCACCGGCGACCGTTCCGAGGGGTGGCTGCGGTTCCGGCACGTCGGCGGCCTCACCACAGGCATGGAGGTGGTGTGGGTGCTGCGGGCCCGCCCCCCGGGCACCCACGTGGTCCTGGCCCACGACCTGACGCTGCGGTGGCCGGTGGTGGGCCGCCTGGCGTGCGACCTGGTGGTGGGGCCGGTGTTCATCGACTGGATCGCCCGCCGGACCCTCCGGGCCGTGGCGGCCGCGGTCTCCGGCGGGAGGTGACACGATGCACCGCGTGGTGGTCACGGGAATCGGCGCCATCACCCCCATCGGGTCGGGGCCGTCGGGGCTGTATGAGGGACTCCGCCGCGGGCGGTCGGCGGTCACCCGGATCACCCGTTTTGACCCCTCCCCGTTCCGCAGCCAGGTGGCCGCCGAGGTGGCCGACTTCGACCCGCTGGCCTTCATGGACGCCAGGAAGGCCCGCCGGCTGGACCGGTTCGCCCAGTTCGCCGTGGCGGCCGCCCGCCAGGCGGTCGCCGACGCCGGGCTGGACCTGGGCCGATCCGACCGAGACCGCTGCGGGTGCTTCATCGGTGCCGCCCTGGGCGGAGGAGCGTTTGCCGAAGAACAGCACGCGGTGTTCCTCCGGGAGGGCCTGCGCAAGGTCCGGCCCACTCTGGCCCTGGCCGTCTTCAGCGGGTCGGCCTCCTGCAACATCGCCATTGACCTGGGGCTGACCGGCCCCACCAGCGCCAACTCCGACAGCTGCAGCAGCGGCGCCATCGCCATCGGGGAGGCTTTCCGGTGGATCGCCTCCGGCCAGGCCGACGTGATGCTGGCCGGCGGCGTCGAGTGCCCCCTGGCACCGCTGATCTTCGGCGCCTTCGACCTGCTGGGCGCCATGTCCGCGCGCAACGACGACCCGGCGCGGGCCTGCCGGCCCTTCGACCGCGATCGGGACGGCTTCGTGATGGCCGAGGGAGCCGCCATTCTGGTCCTGGAGCGCCTGGACCACGCGCTGCGCAGGGGAGCCCGCATCTACGGCGAGGTCCTCGGCTATGGCACCACCAACGACGCCCATCACATGACCGCCCCGCTGCCCTCGGGCGCGCAGGCGGCCCGCGCGATGCGGCTGGCGCTGGAGGAAGCCGGCCTGCGGACCGAGCAGGTCGGGTACATCAACGCCCACGCCAGCGGCACCCCGCTCAACGACGTGGTGGAGACCCGCGCCATCAAGGCGGTCTTCGGCGCCCACGCCTACCGCATCCCCATCAGCGGCACCAAGGCCATGCACGGCCACAGCCTGGGGGCCACCGGGGCCATCGAGGCCGCCATCTGCCTGCTGGCCCTGCACCACGGCTACCTGCCCCCCACCCTCAACCTGGAGGAGCCCGACCCGGAGTGCGACCTGGACTACATCCCCCACGAAGGCCGCATGGCGCGGGTGGACTACGCCCTGAGCAACTCGTTCGGCTTCGGCGGCATCAACGCG
This genomic window contains:
- a CDS encoding SRPBCC family protein, producing the protein MRTVHEATIPAPPQTVFDLVWDVEGWPRLDPAYRWCRVLERGAGAVRFEMGGRIRGWPARWTALLTGDRSEGWLRFRHVGGLTTGMEVVWVLRARPPGTHVVLAHDLTLRWPVVGRLACDLVVGPVFIDWIARRTLRAVAAAVSGGR
- the fabF gene encoding beta-ketoacyl-ACP synthase II encodes the protein MHRVVVTGIGAITPIGSGPSGLYEGLRRGRSAVTRITRFDPSPFRSQVAAEVADFDPLAFMDARKARRLDRFAQFAVAAARQAVADAGLDLGRSDRDRCGCFIGAALGGGAFAEEQHAVFLREGLRKVRPTLALAVFSGSASCNIAIDLGLTGPTSANSDSCSSGAIAIGEAFRWIASGQADVMLAGGVECPLAPLIFGAFDLLGAMSARNDDPARACRPFDRDRDGFVMAEGAAILVLERLDHALRRGARIYGEVLGYGTTNDAHHMTAPLPSGAQAARAMRLALEEAGLRTEQVGYINAHASGTPLNDVVETRAIKAVFGAHAYRIPISGTKAMHGHSLGATGAIEAAICLLALHHGYLPPTLNLEEPDPECDLDYIPHEGRMARVDYALSNSFGFGGINACLVFGRSAPPARSSTSAQSFQSENPDDRVDCAD